The stretch of DNA GTATTTCATTGCGAAGTTGCACGCTTAGATGTTGGAAAGTTTGGGGAATATGTGGTGAGGTGCTGGATACGTGATGAAGCTCGAGGAATACGTTGCAAGGTCGGGGCAAAACGTTGGGAAGTTCGATACTATTGTAATAAGGTTTAACCGAAATGTTGCGAGCTAGATCAAATGGGACTTGAAGATTCATTCTAAGGTGATTGTTGAAAGGAGCGTGAAACGATGGATTTCGAAATGGTGATGCAGGAGCTGGAAATGCTCGGTAAGGAACGCATCAAAAAGACTTACATTAACAACGGGGCACACGAGCCTTTGTTTGGCGTAGCGACAGGGGCTATGAAGCCAATCGCAAAGAAAATAAAAATCAATCAACCGTTAGCCGAAGAGCTTTATGCAACAGGCAACTATGATGCTATGTACTTCGCAGGCATTATCGCGGACCCGAAAGCGATGTCTGCGCCGGATTTTGACCGCTGGATAGATGGAGCCTATTTCTACATGCTGTCCGATTATGTCGTAGCAGTCACTTTATCCGAGTCGGACATTGCACAAAACGTCGCGGATGAATGGATTGCGAGCGGCGCTGAACTGAGGATGTCAGCGGGCTGGAGCTGCTACTGCTGGCTTTTAGGGAATCGGAAGGATAATGAATTTACAGAAAGCAAGATTTCTCAGATGCTGGATCTTGTGAAGATTACGATTCACAACTCGCCGGAACGAACAAAATCTGCCATGAACAATTTTCTGTACACCGTGGGGATTTCATATGTGCCGCTACACGACAAGGCCGTCGAGACCGCAAAGGAAGTCGGTACAGTGGAAGTCAAACGAGACAAGAAGAAAAGCAGTTTTCTTAACGCTTACGACAGTATTCAGAAAGAATTGGATCGAGGGAGACTTGGTTTCAAACGCAAATATGTAAGATGTTAACATTTTTTACATCGAGGTAGAACTAAACAACGGGTCGACACTATAAATCCAGTAGAGAAAGGGACGTTACAGATGAAAAACGTAATGCCATTTTTAATGTTTCAAGGCGGTATTGCAGAAGAAGCCATGAATTACTACACATCACTCATTGAAGATTCAGAAGTTAAAAGCATTACTCGATACGGGGCTGATGGACCCGGCAAAGAAGGTACCGTGATGCAGGCTGTATTCTCGTTAAAGGGACAAGAGTTCATGTGCATCGACAGTCATGTTGACCATAAGTTTACGTTTACCCCTTCTTTTTCGATCTATCTTACATGCGATACCGAAGAGGAAATCGACAGTCTATATAATAAAATGATGCAAAATGGAACAGCACTCATGCCGATAGATAACTACGGATTCAGCAAAAAGTTTGGATGGCTGAATGATCAGTTCGGTGTATCCTGGCAGTTGAACTTACCCGAGTAAGTTGGTTGCAATGGGTGCGGCATCTCTCAAAATAACACCCAAAGCCCAATTTCTCATGAAACCTAAGAAATTGGGCTTTTCACTAGTTATCCATTCAAAATTTCGTTCACCAGAGCGACGAGTTCAGAGGGGCTGAACGGTTTCGGCATAAAATACTTGGCGCCGAACTGGTGGGCCATATCGCGGTCTTGTTGCTGGGCTTTGGCGGTCAACATGATGATCGGCACTTCAAGCTGTAGAGGCTGGATTTTTTCCAACACTTCCATCCCTGTCAAATGGGGCATCATATAATCCAGGATGATTAGATCATACGGTTCATTGGCAATGCGCTCGAACCCCTCCTCCCCGTCTTCGGCTTCCTCGACCGCATACCCTTCAAACTCAAGAGTATCCATAATGAGCATCCGCAATATTCCTTCATCATCCACGACCAGAATTCTTTTGGTTTCCATCGACCCGTCAAACTCCTCTCCTGCATTCCCCATCTATTATAAAATCCGTGTTGACAGCTTTTGCACGCGTGTCACGATGTCCTTCGGCTGGAAAGGTTTCATAATATAATCATCGGCCCCCAACCACAAGGCTGCCTTGATATCCGATTCGCCCGTGCGAGCGGTCATCATGGAGACAAGGACGTTCTTTTGATCCACATCCCGCTTCAATCGGCTAAGCACTTCCAACCCGTCCATTTCCGGCATGATGCCGTCCAGTAAGACAATATAATATTGATCCGGCCGGTACCAATCCGACTCCAAAAAGGCGGGGCCGTCCGGATAGATATGAACATCAATCTCAATTCCCGGCAACGTCAGTCCTGCCAGCTGTTCAGAAAGCATCGTACGGATCAATGTATCATCATCAATGACCATAATATGGAGTTTCCGTTTAGCCCGCACCGTGGCATCGTATGTGACCGACCGGTTCCGACCACTCCGTTTTGCTTCATAGAGCGCTTGGTCAGCCTCGGAAATCACTTTTTCGATGCTGCCCCCGAATGTCGCGATGCCAGCGGAGAATGTGACGGAAAAGCGGTGACCGCCCTCTTCAAATACGATGGCATTGAACCGCTCCCGCAATCGATCGAGAAAAACGGTCGCCTTTTCGGCAGTAGCCCCGTGTAAAATGAAGGAGAACTCTTCCCCGCCATATCGGAAGACATGGTCGGTCTCCCGTTTTTCTTCCAAGGCGATCGCCCCTAACGTCCTCAGTACTTCATCCCCCGCCGGATGGCCGTATTGATCATTCACTTTTTTGAAGTGGTCGAGATCCAGCATGACTAGGGAAAATCCGACACCCGTCCTCTCCGACAACTCCGCGAAGTAGGAAATCATTTCATCGAAGTGACGACGGTTCCCGACACCCGTCAGCCCGTCTGTGATAACCGACTGGCCGATCATTTTGCGCATTTTTTCGCGATTCAACAGATACGGAATGAAGATGTCCATATCAAACGGCTTCTTCAAAAAATCCATCGCTCCGCTCTGATAGGCCGAGGCCCGATTAGCCTGGGAAGCATCGACGCTCGTGATGATAGTGATCACTTGGCGAACTTGCGCTGTTTCGGAAATATGCCCAAGTACTTGAAATCCCGTCATGTCCGGCAAATACAAGTCGATCAACACATAATGCGGCCGGACGGAGTAAAATTGTTCGATCCCCCGCTTCCCGTTCAATGCGATGATCACTTGCGCTCCCATCTTTTCAAGCAGCTCCTTGACATACGAAACGAATTCCAAATCGTCGTCAATAATCAAGACGGCCGTCTCTTCATCCAGACTATTCAAGTATGAGGGCGGCAGCTGGAATTCATTCAATTCCTGGCCCCCTTCTATGGCACGCCAAATCCGGTTTTTGAAGTTATTAAGCGTATGAACGGGAATCGTGCTTTCATTGTGGGCAGATAAAATATCAAGTTGCGCTGAACAAAAAGCGGACAGGGCGTCCAATCCGATGGTACCTGACGTGCCTTTTAATGTATGTAAAAACTTGTATAACTCTCTTTCAGTGATGACTGTTTTCTCTCCCCACTCCGCAAACGTTCCACGAACCCGTTCTCGCAGCAATTCCTGATAATTCTTACCCATTTTTCAAACCCCCAGCTCAATTCTACGCCTCATTTACTAGATACATAGACATACTTTAATTATAAACAAACTTTATTAAATGTACAATTTAAGAATAAAGACACATATAAAAAAAGGTCGGACACGAGATCCAACCTGAACATTCGTTATTCCGTTCCTAATTCTTGACGAACGACATCTGCAATTTGGTCCACATATTGGGTACATGCTTCTTCTGTCGGCGCTTCGACCATGACCCGGACAACCGGTTCTGTTCCGGATGGACGGACGAGCACCCTCCCGTTTCCGGCCATTTCCTTCTCTACATCGGAAATCGTCGCAGCGACTTTAGCATTTTCAGTCACCGCGTTTTTATCAGTGACCCGCACATTGACGAGTTTTTGCGGATAGACCCGCATTTCAGCAGCCAGCTCGGACAGCTTCCGGCCCGTGCGCTTCATAATATTCACCAACTGAAGGCCGGTGAGGAGTCCATCGCCCGTCGTATTGAAATCCAGGAAGACGATATGCCCGGACTGCTCGCCGCCAAGATTATAATTTCCTTTTTTCATTTCCTCGACGACGTAACGATCGCCCACCGCTGTTTGGACACTTGTCATTCCTTTGTCGGCAAGTGCTTTGTAAAAGCCCATATTGCTCATGATCGTTGAAACGACCGTGCCCGACTTGAGGCGCCCTTCTTCGTGCAAATGGCTTCCGATGATGTACATGATCTGATCGCCGTCCACAATTTCACCATGCTCATCCACCGCAATCAACCGATCCCCGTCACCGTCGAAGGCCAACCCGATATCTGCTCCTTTTTCCACAACCAGTTTGCAAAGTTCCTCCGGATGCGTAGAGCCGACTCCTGCGTTAATATTCACTCCATTGGGAGAGGCTCCCATTGTCGTCAAATCTGCATCCAGATCCGCAAACACATGGGTCGCCAAAGTCGATGTCGCGCCGTTCGCACAGTCCATCGCGATATGGATGCCCGTGAATTCCTCATCCACTGTCTGCTTCAAGTATTGAATGTATTTATGGCCGCCCTCGAAATATTCTGTAATGGTACCAACATCTTCCCCGACAGGGCGTGGCAGCGTGTCTTCCGGCTCATTCAACAGACGTTCGATTTCCTCTTCTTGCTCATCTGTCAATTTAAAACCGTCCGAGCCGAAGAACTTGATGCCGTTATCTTCAAAGGGATTATGTGAAGCGGAGATCATGACACCTGCCTGCGCGTTCATCGCCCGGGTCAAGTAGGCAACTCCCGGCGTACTGATTACGCCAAGCGTCATCACTTCCACTCCAGTTGACAATAAGCCGGCAATCAAAGCACTTTCCAACAGTTGGCCTGAAATCCGTGTATCTTTTCCGACGAGCACCGTCGCTTTCTCCTGGATTTCTTTCGTTAGTACATAACCACCCGTACGACCTAACTTAAACGCCAGCTCCGGGGTCAATTCCTTATTCGCCACTCCACGGACACCATCCGTGCCAAAATACTTTGTCATCTCCTAACTCCCTTTCAAAACATATATCAGGCAAGTTCGATTTTCATCGTCACCTTTTCTTCAGAAAGCTTCCATTGTACCTTTTCGGGGCCATCTACGGTAACGGGAAGTGTCAGCTCCCCTTCCGCCTCTGCCCTGGAGGCATCGACATAGACATTGAAATCAGAAGACGCCATCTGATCGATGACACTTTTTTCTCCGGTCACGCTCAATGAAACGGAGCCGTTTTGCGGCTTCTGATAGGAGCTTTTAAATTTTTCATCCAGCCCCTTGACCTCTACCGCGATATTGTTAAATTCTTTCGTGACGACCGGTTCAGGAGCAGGCGGCGGAGACTCTGCTTGCTCGGATGAGTCACTCTCCTCTTCCTGATCCTGCTTCTGATCCGTCGTAGCAGCGTTAACGCTCACTTTCAATTTATCCAAAGACATCTTCGAAATCCCTTTCGGCTTTTTCAACGTCACATCGAGCTGCCCTTGTCCATCCACTTTCGATACATCTACATCCACAATATATTCTTCGATTTGTTCCAATGCTTTCCGCGATCCGGTTAATGTGATGGTTTTCGCATTTGTCGAGAGGCTACGGACTTGGACGTCTTCCCGCGGCGTTCCGACGGCATGGAGAACAATCGGCACTTCTTTCTGATACTGGGCCACCTCCACCTTGACAGTCACTTCTTCCGGAACAATGGTGACATTCAACTTATTCAAATCTTTATCCAAAACGCGGACACGGGCTTGTTGTTCGAATGATTTGGAAATGCCCTGATCCGCAGTGGCAGTCGCTTTCACAAAACTAATCGATTCGATGACACTTTTCGCACCCGTCACTTCTATGACCGATGGATCGGTTTTCATATCCACAATATAATAATCTTCCGCCAGCAACCGATCGTTCAGCTCGGGATCGACGCGGAAGCTTTCCGTGATTTTCTCTTCGATATCGACCGTGACTATCGGAGGATCCAGCTGGACTAGCAGCTTATCCGAAATATTTTCCGTCTGGATCTCCACTGAATGCCGGCCAATCGGCAAATCACTCAAATCCAGCCGCAGCGTAAAATCCTTTCGAAGTTTCGTTGATTGAACCAGATTGGCGGGCCCGTCAATCGTCATATTGACCGTTTCCGGCACCCCGGTAACTACTAAATTCTCTGTATCATAAAACACTTCGACCGGGACATCGCGGATATCTTCCATCGTGTCGCCGATCGATTTGCCTACCGTCTTCTCTTCCCCTGCTTTGACGAAGAAAAACAGCACAATGGCAAGGAACAATGCCGTGAAACGGAGAAACCAAGGGCTATCCATAAGTTTATCCATTGTTTTTCTTCCTCCATTTCCAAATAGGCGTTTCCGCTTGCTTGGATTCCGGACCAAACCAGAGTCGACGCAATTGAACTTCAAATTCCTCCATATCCAAATTCCGGTTAATATCCCCATCTGCCGTTATGCTGACAGCCCCGGTCTCTTCCGAAACGATGATTGTCACAGCATCCGTCACTTCACTAATGCCCAGAGCCGCCCGGTGCCGCGTCCCTAATTCTTTTGAGATGAAAGGGCTCTCGGAAAGCGGAAGATAACAGCCGGCTGCCGCAATTCGATTTTTTGTGACAATGACGGCACCATCATGAAGGGGAGTATTCGGGATGAAAATATTGATGAGCAATTCGGATGTAATATCGGAATTCATCGGAATCCCAGTTTCGATATATTCGCTCAATCCCGTTTCTTTTTCAACGGATATCAAGGCTCCGATTCGACGTTTGGCCATATAGCTGACCGATTTCACAAACGCCTCAATGAGCCGATCCCGCTCTTCCAGCTCCTGCGTCATCGTTCGCGCAAACAGCCGGCCTCGCCCGAGTTGCTCAAGCGCTCGCCGCAGCTCCGGCTGGAAGATGATGATAATTGCCAAGAACCCGTACGGCAGCACTTGGTCCATCATCCAGCGCAATGTATCGAGTCCGAACACGTCTGTCAGCAGCCGGGCGATGATCAGGACGATAATTCCCTTTAACAGCTGGACTGCCTTTGTCCCTCGGATGATCGTTATCAGTTTATAAAAAACATACCAGACAAGAAGCACATCCACAATAGTGATAAGTGGTGCGACCGGACTTAAATCAATAAAATCTTGCCATTTGGGCATGTGCTTCGCCTACTTTCCTTACACAATTTCCTATGCGTACAGTATAGCATAAAAGCGCCTCATGCAATGCCAAAAGCACAGGGCGCCTGCTCGGACCTGATAAGTGATTTTCGTAAGGGGCCTTATTTTCCCTGCATCCAAAAAAGCCGGACGCCACGGCGATCCGGTCTTTCCATTTATCACTCATCGGTGGAACGGTCCCCATCCGAGGAAGGGATGACATCATTCAACGTTTTCTTGATTTTATACCATAGCCATTCGAAGACTTCGTCGATTTCCTCGCTATTGCCGGTGACCACCGCCGTGGAAGCCATATATTTCGTACCGCGGATGACCGTGACGTTGCCGTCGACTTGTCCTTCGATGCGGAGATTGCCGTTTTTCACGACGAGGTCACCCTCAATGACTTCCCCTTCCGGCACAATCACCGTCTCCCCTTCGACAATCAGATTCGGTTGCTTCGTTACGGAGAAATGTTGGTCATTGCCATAACTCGAGAATAACGTAGCACTCATTAAGATAAAAAACAACGCAGCCGCTGAGAACAGCGGATGTCTGCGCAGCCAACGGTTGAAACCGGCTTGGGATTTCTCTTTCGGGAGCCGTGCCATGACCCCTTCCACAAATCCTTCCGGAGCTTGTATTTGGGTAGCACTCCCTAGAAAGGCGATGGATTCGCTTAATCCATTCATGATCTCTTTGCATTCGGGACAAGTATCCAAATGCTCTCGTAGCAGCCGCTCTTCTTCCCGGCTGATATCTCCGTCTAAATACGCGTGCATATATTCGACAACATATTCAGGACACGTATTCATACCAATTCCCTCCTACATAGTACCCAACTGTTTTCGAAGTGCTTCCCGCCCGCGATGGACCCGGGTCTTTACGGTCCCAAGCGGCAATTCTAAAATATCTCCAATTTCCTGCAACGGCAATTCCTCGATGTAACGGAGCGTAATCACAGATCGGTATTTGTCCGGAAGTCTGCCGATTTCATAGTGGATGCGTTCCTGCAGCTCCATCTTTTCCACTTGGTCCTCCGGTAATTCATCGGCTGCCGCCACTTGCGAGTATAAATTCAAGCCCTCGGTCCCCGGCACTTCGGCGTCCAGGTAATAATCCGGCTTCTTCTTCCGAATCCGGTCGATGCATAAATTGGTTGCAATTCGAAAGAGCCACGTAGAAAATTTCCGTTTTTGATCAAATGTATGGATATTGATATAAGCACGCACAAACGCTTCTTGCGCAATGTCTTCCGCTTCCTGCGCATTCCCCAGCATCCGATAGCACACTTGATACAGTCGATGCTGGAATAAGGTTACAATTTCCTCAAAGGCATCCTGGTTGCCTTTTAATACTTCATTGATCCGTTTATTGACCAGGTCATCCATTGTCATTTCATCCCCCGGTGCGGCTGTCCCTTCATATACGGTTGAAGGTATCGACAGGTTTCATTTTTTATCACTATTTTTTATTTTATCAAAGATGGCGAGTTTTTTCTCCTAGAGTTTTGTAAAACCCATCCCATTTGGGGGAATAAAAAAGGATCGCCACGATCCCGTGGATGCCGGGTTCGTGTACAATCCAATCCCTATTATTATAACAACTTCTCCCCGAACAAGGAGCCCATCAGGCCGACTGCTACGTCAGCCGTTTTGTTTTTGTCATCCAAAATCGGGTTGACCTCGACGAATTCAGCCGATGTAATCATTCGCGCATCCTCCAGCATTTCCATGGCGAGATGGCTTTCCCGATAACTGATGCCTCCAGGCACCGGCGTACCGACCCCCGGTGTGTAGAGAGGATCCAACCCGTCCAGATCCAATGAGAGATGAACGCCATCCAAATGGCGGGACTGCAAATAGGCAATAGCGTCCTTCATGACTGCCGTCATCCCATCCCGATCGATTTCATGCATCGTATACACTTTGATCCCTTTTTCCTTGATCAATTCCCGTTCACCCGGGTCGACTGAGCGGGCTCCGATGATGACGATATTCTCCGGCTTTACTTTAGGCCCCGCCTGCCCGATGGCGACTAGTTTCTCATGTCCGAAGCCCATGCTGACCGCAAGGGGCATGCCGTGGATGTTGCCGGATGGAGATGTCTCCTCTGTATTCATATCTGCATGCGCATCGTACCAGATGACGCCTAAGTTTCCATACTTCGTCGCAAGCCCTGCAAGCGTCCCGATTGCGATGCTGTGGTCGCCTCCCAAGACGAGCGGGAACCGGTCCGCTCTCAAAACCGCTTCCACTTTTTTGGCGAGGGCAGTGGTCGCTTGTACGACTTCTTCTAAATTCTTCAAGTTCGAATGGCTCGGCTTGTCTCTGGCTGCTGCTCCTACGTAAATATTCCCCTCATCTTCCACTTCATGTCCGATCGCTTCCAATCGGCCGACTGCTCCTGCATACCGCATGGCGCTCGGTCCCATATCCACGCCGCGGCGGCTCTGTCCATAATCGAGAGGAACCCCGATCAATGAAATTTGTAATTTGCCCATTCCCCATACCCCCCTTTACTTGAACCTATTTTAAGGCTTTCGGTAAGGTTGGCTCAACTCAACAAATTTCCGAATATTTATACATCCTCCATCTTCTTCATGAACTGCTCACAAACCTCCGGAGGAATGGGCTTACTGAATAAAT from Bacillus sp. OxB-1 encodes:
- a CDS encoding DNA alkylation repair protein, with product MDFEMVMQELEMLGKERIKKTYINNGAHEPLFGVATGAMKPIAKKIKINQPLAEELYATGNYDAMYFAGIIADPKAMSAPDFDRWIDGAYFYMLSDYVVAVTLSESDIAQNVADEWIASGAELRMSAGWSCYCWLLGNRKDNEFTESKISQMLDLVKITIHNSPERTKSAMNNFLYTVGISYVPLHDKAVETAKEVGTVEVKRDKKKSSFLNAYDSIQKELDRGRLGFKRKYVRC
- a CDS encoding VOC family protein — protein: MKNVMPFLMFQGGIAEEAMNYYTSLIEDSEVKSITRYGADGPGKEGTVMQAVFSLKGQEFMCIDSHVDHKFTFTPSFSIYLTCDTEEEIDSLYNKMMQNGTALMPIDNYGFSKKFGWLNDQFGVSWQLNLPE
- a CDS encoding response regulator transcription factor yields the protein METKRILVVDDEGILRMLIMDTLEFEGYAVEEAEDGEEGFERIANEPYDLIILDYMMPHLTGMEVLEKIQPLQLEVPIIMLTAKAQQQDRDMAHQFGAKYFMPKPFSPSELVALVNEILNG
- a CDS encoding diguanylate cyclase, giving the protein MGKNYQELLRERVRGTFAEWGEKTVITERELYKFLHTLKGTSGTIGLDALSAFCSAQLDILSAHNESTIPVHTLNNFKNRIWRAIEGGQELNEFQLPPSYLNSLDEETAVLIIDDDLEFVSYVKELLEKMGAQVIIALNGKRGIEQFYSVRPHYVLIDLYLPDMTGFQVLGHISETAQVRQVITIITSVDASQANRASAYQSGAMDFLKKPFDMDIFIPYLLNREKMRKMIGQSVITDGLTGVGNRRHFDEMISYFAELSERTGVGFSLVMLDLDHFKKVNDQYGHPAGDEVLRTLGAIALEEKRETDHVFRYGGEEFSFILHGATAEKATVFLDRLRERFNAIVFEEGGHRFSVTFSAGIATFGGSIEKVISEADQALYEAKRSGRNRSVTYDATVRAKRKLHIMVIDDDTLIRTMLSEQLAGLTLPGIEIDVHIYPDGPAFLESDWYRPDQYYIVLLDGIMPEMDGLEVLSRLKRDVDQKNVLVSMMTARTGESDIKAALWLGADDYIMKPFQPKDIVTRVQKLSTRIL
- the glmM gene encoding phosphoglucosamine mutase, whose product is MTKYFGTDGVRGVANKELTPELAFKLGRTGGYVLTKEIQEKATVLVGKDTRISGQLLESALIAGLLSTGVEVMTLGVISTPGVAYLTRAMNAQAGVMISASHNPFEDNGIKFFGSDGFKLTDEQEEEIERLLNEPEDTLPRPVGEDVGTITEYFEGGHKYIQYLKQTVDEEFTGIHIAMDCANGATSTLATHVFADLDADLTTMGASPNGVNINAGVGSTHPEELCKLVVEKGADIGLAFDGDGDRLIAVDEHGEIVDGDQIMYIIGSHLHEEGRLKSGTVVSTIMSNMGFYKALADKGMTSVQTAVGDRYVVEEMKKGNYNLGGEQSGHIVFLDFNTTGDGLLTGLQLVNIMKRTGRKLSELAAEMRVYPQKLVNVRVTDKNAVTENAKVAATISDVEKEMAGNGRVLVRPSGTEPVVRVMVEAPTEEACTQYVDQIADVVRQELGTE
- a CDS encoding CdaR family protein — encoded protein: MDKLMDSPWFLRFTALFLAIVLFFFVKAGEEKTVGKSIGDTMEDIRDVPVEVFYDTENLVVTGVPETVNMTIDGPANLVQSTKLRKDFTLRLDLSDLPIGRHSVEIQTENISDKLLVQLDPPIVTVDIEEKITESFRVDPELNDRLLAEDYYIVDMKTDPSVIEVTGAKSVIESISFVKATATADQGISKSFEQQARVRVLDKDLNKLNVTIVPEEVTVKVEVAQYQKEVPIVLHAVGTPREDVQVRSLSTNAKTITLTGSRKALEQIEEYIVDVDVSKVDGQGQLDVTLKKPKGISKMSLDKLKVSVNAATTDQKQDQEEESDSSEQAESPPPAPEPVVTKEFNNIAVEVKGLDEKFKSSYQKPQNGSVSLSVTGEKSVIDQMASSDFNVYVDASRAEAEGELTLPVTVDGPEKVQWKLSEEKVTMKIELA
- the cdaA gene encoding diadenylate cyclase CdaA codes for the protein MPKWQDFIDLSPVAPLITIVDVLLVWYVFYKLITIIRGTKAVQLLKGIIVLIIARLLTDVFGLDTLRWMMDQVLPYGFLAIIIIFQPELRRALEQLGRGRLFARTMTQELEERDRLIEAFVKSVSYMAKRRIGALISVEKETGLSEYIETGIPMNSDITSELLINIFIPNTPLHDGAVIVTKNRIAAAGCYLPLSESPFISKELGTRHRAALGISEVTDAVTIIVSEETGAVSITADGDINRNLDMEEFEVQLRRLWFGPESKQAETPIWKWRKKNNG
- a CDS encoding anti-sigma factor family protein; amino-acid sequence: MNTCPEYVVEYMHAYLDGDISREEERLLREHLDTCPECKEIMNGLSESIAFLGSATQIQAPEGFVEGVMARLPKEKSQAGFNRWLRRHPLFSAAALFFILMSATLFSSYGNDQHFSVTKQPNLIVEGETVIVPEGEVIEGDLVVKNGNLRIEGQVDGNVTVIRGTKYMASTAVVTGNSEEIDEVFEWLWYKIKKTLNDVIPSSDGDRSTDE
- the sigW gene encoding RNA polymerase sigma factor SigW codes for the protein MDDLVNKRINEVLKGNQDAFEEIVTLFQHRLYQVCYRMLGNAQEAEDIAQEAFVRAYINIHTFDQKRKFSTWLFRIATNLCIDRIRKKKPDYYLDAEVPGTEGLNLYSQVAAADELPEDQVEKMELQERIHYEIGRLPDKYRSVITLRYIEELPLQEIGDILELPLGTVKTRVHRGREALRKQLGTM
- the rocF gene encoding arginase; this encodes MGKLQISLIGVPLDYGQSRRGVDMGPSAMRYAGAVGRLEAIGHEVEDEGNIYVGAAARDKPSHSNLKNLEEVVQATTALAKKVEAVLRADRFPLVLGGDHSIAIGTLAGLATKYGNLGVIWYDAHADMNTEETSPSGNIHGMPLAVSMGFGHEKLVAIGQAGPKVKPENIVIIGARSVDPGERELIKEKGIKVYTMHEIDRDGMTAVMKDAIAYLQSRHLDGVHLSLDLDGLDPLYTPGVGTPVPGGISYRESHLAMEMLEDARMITSAEFVEVNPILDDKNKTADVAVGLMGSLFGEKLL